The genomic interval GTGGTCGACACCGGCTGTTCCATCTTGACCAACAGATCCATTTTCGCTTATAAAAAGAGCGTCGTGCTCAATTAACTGAACACGACGCAAATGTTTCGGTGTGGGACTCCAAGACGGGCAGTCAGCAATCCCACGATTTTTGTGTCGCAAAGGCCTTCCAAAAAGGCAGCGCCCTTTTTACGTCCATTGCGGGTTGCATTATGGCAGGTTGCTCCAGATCCGTCAAGACGGAAATGGGTGATCGCAGGAAAGTCAGCATGACGCGAAAACGCCAAGCAGGAGCAATCCGGCTAACCGCACGATCGCCACCCAAAAAACAAAACGAGCCAGAAGCGGGCATTGGATAATGTCTCTCGCTTCCGGCTCGTCTCTTTTGCGCACGTGGCGAAATTGGCAAACGCGGTGGATTTGGGTTCCATTGGGGTTCGTTGCAAGCGAGTCACCCCTTCCGGGTTCGACCCCCGGCGTGCGCATTCGTGATTCTATCAGGGTTGTTAGAATTCTCCAAGCGGTGAATACGTTTTAGAAGTACAAGCAAGAGGTAAAATCATGTCGAGACCCCGCGACTGGAACATGGAAGCTCGCGACCCACACGATGACGAAGCGAGTATTCGTTGTTTCATTCATCAGGCCACAATTGAAAATCTTACGCGAGCGATACATACTTCCCGGTTCTATCGCTTAATTTGTGCGAAAGATGTGCTGGAAGAACCTGACGCAATTTTCCAAGGTTGGAATCGCGAAGGACATGAAGATGGGTTATGCTACGTAGGGAGGCCGCAAGACAGGCCCAAAGATGGAATTGAACTTCCGCCACAACCAAATCGGTGTTTTTTCGTCTTTGTTATGACTACAGGGAAAATTGACGAGTGGCGATGGGAAGACTTTTGTCTCACTGATGAGGCGGATTACAGAAGGCAATTCGGAGACAACTGGAGAAAAGTATGGCCACGAGCTTGAACGATTTGATTGCAAATTTTGAACAAGAGACGGCAGGCCGAGAGTTTCGACCACACGCATACTACGATGCCGATTCCGATGCCTTGATGTTTTTTATCAGCAACGAACCTGAACACGGAAAAAGGCTCAATAGCCGCGTCACAATTTATCTTTCGGATGAAACCGACGAATTGGTTGGATGTCGTATCAAGGGAGTTCGCGCTGTACTGGAGGATATCGGAAGTTTTGACGTTTCCATCTCGCATCGCAAAATCAAGCTAACCATGCTATTTGCTGCATTGCATGGAAAGTTCGCGGAAGAGCCTGAAGGCCGCGATATGTACCGTCATATCGGACGACACGTCGGCGAGTCAAACTTAGAAGTTGATTTGCCTGATGAAGCGACGTGCTAGACAAGAACCGCTTGGTTCTCGATATTTGAGACGCTAGCCTTCCGCACCTTCAATTGCTTGCACCACCCGTTTGCCGTCACTCTGCCTGCGCAAATTCCAGTGGAATGATCGCTCCGTCACATATCGATGAAGGTGGCGAGCGGTGTAGTGATGATGAGCACCAACGTAAGCACGCTTGAGAAGTAGAAGTGTAACTCTCTGTCGTGTTGACGTGTGAATCTTCGCGAGCATACTCCTTCTCGCCGTGGTTCACGGATTCGTGCTCTTCGAACCCCTTCCCGACGCTCGCGATCGTATCGAACAGGATGGACCGCAGACGATAGATGCAGTGCTTCACGAATGGAAAACAATCTTGAAGCAAATCGGTCGGCGGCGAGGGAAGGCACTTGAAAAGCAAGTGCTTGACATCTTGTCCTACGAATGCCGAACAGCGTTACACCGCTGCTATTCAGCCGTTTGGGATGCGTTGCTTCCCTATCTGGGATGGCAATATGACCTGACGGACAAGTGCAAAGCTTTCCACCAGCTTTGGCATTACGACCACTGTACGCCATCCAATGAATATGAGCGAATAAACTTTCACCTGTTTCACGGGCACATCTTTGCTCTTCATCCGGCCTGTGGCCCAGTACTGCGCACACAGACCGGCCAGGAGCTCTTCGGCGAATGGCTTCAAGAGGGCACGCTGTCCTCGTACCATCGTGTGCTTCACGCCTTGGCAGTGGCTGTGGGCTTCTATGCGGAGCAATCCAACATCGCAAAGTTGCTCCGGAAGAATGAACAGCGAGAGAACTACTACGGTGATTTGGTCCCGCTCGAAAAACGACTGCAGAGCCGGCGAAGTGGTCGACGTTAACGATAATGCTTGATTCGCAGGTGCTGATCCAATGGCCGACGCACGGACCGCACCCCAAACCACAACAGAATAAGAGGTTATGAATTAACAACACTGTTCGTTTTTCGACAAGACACCGTCATATACTGCACGAAATGCGAAGCCGCTTTCACATTCGGTATGGGGAATTGAACAACTCGCCACAGTGACCACAAGAACACATCGAAAATTTCCAAAAGTTGACATGACTGCAGTTGACAATGGTTTAGACCCTGCGACATTAGAAGCCCTCTCTCTTCTAACTTGCGATGTCGATGCCAACGGGCTTTTAAAACGGTCACGGAGTGGTCAATGTGCGGAATTGTCGGCTACTTGGGCGCGACCAATGCGTCGGACGTTCTTCTGACAGGTCTGAAACGACTCGAATACCGAGGATACGACTCGGCCGGATTGGCAACGATTCATGACGGCCAATTGCACGTGCGTCGAGCGGTCGGGCCGGTGGATCAGCTTCAGGAATCCCTGACGAAGTCCCCAGTTCGCGGCGAGATTGGGATTGGCCACACGCGTTGGGCGACTCACGGCCAGCCAAGCGAGCAAAACGCGCATCCGCATATGGACGCGAGCGGCCGCATCGCTTTGGTGCACAACGGCGTCATCGAGAACCACTCGTCGATTCGCAACTTTCTGGCGGACGAAGGAATCCAATTCCATAGTCAGACAGACACCGAATGCTTGGTCCAACTGATCGGCTTTTTCTACGGGCGATCAGGGGATCTGCGGGAAAGTCTGGAGTTGGCTCTGCAGGAAGTTCGCGGCACATTCGGCATCGCTCTGGTGTGCTCAGACCATCCGGAAACGTTATTCTCGGCTCGCCGAGGCAGTCCGTTGTTGGTCGGTATCACGGCCGAAGGCTACGTGATCGCATCCGACCCACATGCCGTCGTCGCACATACGTCCGACGTGACCTATCTCGAAGATGACGAAGTCGCAGTCCTCTCGCCCGCCGGTCTGGAAGCCACCACGATTCACTCCGTAGCCGTCGAAAAGCGGATCGAAGTGCTGGACCTTTCTCTGGCTGACGTCGGATTATCCGGGCACGCCAACTACATGGAAAAGGAGATCCGCGAGCAACCGGAGAGCCTCCGGGAAATGATGCGGGGGCGTCTAGACGTCACTAACGGACGCATTGTGCTGGGTGGCCTGACGGAAATCGAGCGAGACCTGGCACACTTTCAGCGGGTTCTCCTGTTCGGCTGCGGGACGGCTTGGCACGCAGCATTGATCGGTGGCTATCTGTTCGAAACGCTGGCGGGAATTCCGACGACGGTCCAATACGCCAGCGAGTTACGGTATCGCAACCCGCTGATCGAAGAAAACACGTTGGCCGTCGCGATGAGTCAATCCGGCGAAACCGCTGACACCCTGGCCGCTTTACGGGAAGTGAAGTTGAAAGGGGCCACCTGCCTGGGCATCGTCAACACGGTGGGTTCATCCATCGCGTTGGAAACCGACGCCGGTGTATACCTGCATGTGGGTCCGGAAATCGGTGTCGCCAGCACGAAAGCCTTTACCGCTCAGGTTGCCGTGCTGACCATGATGGCTTGCGATTTGGGACGTCGGCGACGACTGTCTCCCGAACAAACGGCGAATGTAGTCCATGAACTCGCCACGATGCCGGAGAAAATCGCGGAAGCCTTGGAGACCGAAAAGCAAATCCAAAGTCTCGTTGCGGATCTCTCGCAACACGACAATTGGCTGTATCTGGGACGCGGAGTGAATTTCCCAGTAGCGTTGGAGGGGGCCTTGAAACTCAAGGAAATCAGCTACATCCATGCCGAGGGATTACCGGCAGCCGAGATGAAACACGGCCCCATCGCGTTGATCGACAAAGGTATGCCCGTTGTCGTCATCGCCGTTCAGGATCATACTTACGAGAAGGTGCTTTCCAACATCGAAGAAGTTCGCAGTCGGAAAGGGCGAGTGATTGCCATCGCCACCCAAGGCGACACCCAAATTGGCGAAGTCGCCGACGAAGTGATTTTTGTGCCTCCCACCATCCCAGCGCTCTCTCCGCTTGTCACAACAATTCCCCTGCAGTGGTTAGCCTACCACACCGCTCTTCATCGTGGCTGCAATGTCGACAAGCCACGTAACCTCGCCAAGAGCGTCACCGTCGAATAGAGAAAGCCCACCCAACACAATTTGACCAAATCGAGCTGATGAATTTACCTATTGTTGTCTATGAAGATGCGTCCTGGGAGCACTTTCTGCCGCTGGTCTACACTCGGGGTGTCTTCGACTTGCTCTGCGGAATGGATTCGCTACTCGCGAAGATCCAACAACTACAGACCGCCGAGAACGAAACGTCCTCCGTTGCGTCATCACGCAAACCCAAGACCAAAATCGGTTTATGGTGTCGAGATTCCATCGCACCAGTGTTGACCGAACAGAAAAGTCTTCCGGTCAATCAATCCGCTCCCGAGCGTTGTCTCTTCCTCAACGGGCGAGGTATATGGAAACAACTGCCGAAGGTGGAAGGAACAGGCTCTTGGGTTGGCGTCTCTAAGAAATCCGGCCAAGTGGTCGCCGTGCACGCCGATCCCGCTTTAGCAGCACGGCTTACACCCGCCACTTTTCTGGTCTCACCAGTTCTGCCAGCCGATCACCCTCTGCTCGTAGATCTTCCCCAGCACGAGTTTGACGAGGACGTCGTTGAACTCATGGATTGGCCGTGGAACCTGATTCACGCCAACGACCGCGCGATCGAATTCGATTGGCGAGTTCGCCGCGGGGCACCGGCCGACGTCTGGGGCCAAGTGATGACGGGCAGTCACGTCTTGGCTCCCGATTCGGTGTTCATTGGCGCGGGAGCTCAAATCAAGCCGTGCGTAGTGATCGACGCCGAAAACGGCCCGGTATGGATCGGCGAGAACGTCGAAATCCTGCCTCACAGTTTTATTCAAGGCCCCGCGTACATCGGTGATGACAGTCTGATCCAACCTGGTTCGGTCGTTCATGCGGGAACAACGATCGGCCCCCGTTGTAAAGTCGGCGGCGAGATCGAAACCAGTATCATTCAGGGTTTCTCCAACAAGCAGCACGACGGATTTTTGGGGCACAGTTACATCGGCTCTTGGGTGAACATCGCAGCGGACTGCATCAACAGCGACCTCAAAAACACGTACGGTCCCGTGCGAGTCCCCATCAACGGTCAACTAGTCGAGACGGGCGAGATGTTCGTGGGGATGCTCTGCGGAGATTACAGCAAACTCGGCATCAACGTCAGCTTCCCGACCGGTGCCGTAATCGGATTCTGCAGCAGCGTGGTTGGCCCCCACAGCCCCAAATTCGTGCCTAGTTTCAGCTGGTTTGATGACGGTGTCCATGAAGCGTTTGAGTCCACACGAGCCATCGAAGTCGCCCGCCGCGTGATGGCTCGTCGGCAACACGAAATGACATCGGCTCAAGAATGCCTGTTCAAAGAGGTCCGTAGAATTTCGCCGGAAATCGAAGTTCAAACGCCGTGATGCAGTCGATTTCAGGAGACCCACTGGACCATGTAGGTAGTACTACCAACTCACCAAAACAAAGGCGTCAAGTTGAAATCAACCTTTAATTGACTTTTCGACAAAAACGCTAAAGTTCTTGTTGACGCGACCTGTACACCCCCCTATCTTGACAGACGTCTCTCTCAGAAGAACAGATATATTCCCTCCATTCCACCTGCTTGGAGTCTTTCATGCAAGGTCGCATCAGTCCCTGCCTACACGAGCGGTCCGCACGTAAACGCGTCGGCTTCACACTGATCGAATTGCTCGTGGTGATCTCCATCATCGCGACCCTAATCTCACTCATCGCCCCCGCCGTCCAAAGTGCCCGAGCCGCCGCCCGGCGAACACAATGCCTGAACAATCTCCACAACCTCGGCCTAGCGATGCAAAACTTCGCATCCAGCCATAATGGTTCACTGCCTTATGTGCGGGATTCAACGACAGGAACGACTGCAGAAAAACGAATTAGCGGTTGGCCTGTACAGATCCTAAACACGCTTGATCAAGAGGCTATTCAGAGACAGCTACGAGAAAATGCAGCCACTGGTTCCACATCTCCCTTCAGCACACCGACCCCTGTCAACACGTGGCTCCAAGTCTTTACTTGCCCAGACGATTTGAACTCTTGGCAGCAGGACTTTGGGTTGACGTATCGAGTGAATGGTGGCTACTTGTCGCTCACAAATTCAACAGTTGGAGGGGCCTTTGGTCCAGATGCCATCGATACCGAAGAAGCGTTGGATGGTGTATCGGGCGGAGCGTTGGGGGCACTAGCGGCATATTCCACCGGCGCTATGTTTCAGAGAATTGCGGCAAACGATCGTAAAATGAGTTTGGATTTTATTTCGCAGGGGGATGGCACTGGCAATACCATCTTGCTCGGAGAGAGTGTTGCAGCAGCGACCAGCTGGGATACTACCAACACTGACCGTCTCGTGTTTGGTGTCGAACTTAGCGATATCGAGAGTGGAGGCAGCCCAATTTATGGCTCCGCAAGTAGCCTAAATGACACGAGTTGCGATGCGCTCGGGGATTCGGCTATCAATTCGTCAGACGATCCAGCCGATGGAGGTGGCGATAGGTTCATAGCATCTTCGAACCATCAGGATATAGTTCACGTATGCCTTGCAGATGGAGCAGCACGTGGCATATCTGAGAGCGTTGATCCGTCAGTATATCTGAAACTATTAACCTCAAACGGACAACGCTTTGGCCAAGGTATTCTCGACAATAGTGCATATTAAATTCATTGCAGCCCAGGTTTTCGAAGGGAAATACGAATGAGTCGTTTGTTTTCTTACACTCTGCTGACTTTTGTTGTAGCGGCCTCGATCGGAATGAATGCGCAGGCATCTCCGATTGTGAATGGGGAGTTTGATTCAGTACACATTGATGTGACTCCCCCGGATCTAGGTTGGCAGTCTATCGGTAATCCGGTGGTAATAAGTGCCCAAGCCGAACTGTCTACTGACACATCGATACTCGCTGGAGCCATTGCAAACTTTGTTGACCTTTCAGTTTCTCGTCTAGAAGAATTTGGCGACAGCCCAGCCAATGGCTCGGCAATCAAGCAGACATTTGAAGTGCTGACTGGAGGTAAATTGTCGTTCGACTGGAGCTTTATTACTTCGGAGAATAATACAGGTGAAAACAATGATTTCGCGTTTTGGAGTTTGTCTGGGGCGAATAATGGAGAGCGGCTTGCTAATGCCGAATCAGGGGCAACCGCCTTTCAGACGAAGACCTATGACGTGGATTCAGCCGGGATTTATACGCTGGCGTTTGGTGTAATGAACGAAAACAATGATTTTGGCCCTTCTCAGCTCTTAATTGATAATGTGAGCTTTGAGGCGACAGCAACGTCTGGGTCACCGACTCCAGAACCCGGAACATGGGCGATGATGGCCTTGGGTATGATTGGGTTTGCTGGCGTCTGGTATCGACAGAAAGTGGCCGTCGTTGGCTGAGTGCACGATGAGGTGACGTGCCCCGCTGGATCATCGAGACGGCAGACGGAAGGTTAGCCGCCTCCTCCATTCCGCTAGGACTTCACCGAACGTAGCAGATTTGAGATCGCCCAGCCTCGTCGGGGTGGTGTTCGAGTGGGTTGCGGGTTGGCCGCGGTGCTTGAGGCCGCGGCGAGGTTTTCGTGTTGATCGAGCCATTGCTCGCACTGTTTCCAACTACCGGTGAAAACAGCGTGGCCGGATTCATCGAGGACGCTGCAGAATTGCCGTCCTAAATCGAGGTGATATCGCATATACGTGTTCCTCCAATTTCCGTCGTGGAAACTGAGACAACGAAAAATCGGCCCGAAAGACTTCGGAAATGATTGCTACCGCGAGGGTCATCATGACATTCATGATAACCAAGCGTTCAAATATCGGGAACAAAACCAGCGGAGGCTGGCGATTTCGGCGAAATGCCTGTGGAAAGTTGCCAAAAGACCGAACGGTATCGTTAAAACCCCTCTAATCGCTACAACTGAGCAATGTGAACAAAAGTCACACACTGGTCTTCAATCATTCAAATCGAGAATTCGATCCCTGTTGATGAAAACGAGGTTGATTTGACCAACTCGGAATTTAAAATCAGAAAGGAATTGTGTACAGACCTATCTTCCTACGGAGTCGGCTCACCACATCTCACCAGCGAAATTTGGTAAGGAAATGTGCGGAAAATTGCCGTTGCAGGAAGACCACTAGGTATTGTAGTCACTATTACTTACATTTGTCCAACCGATTTTCAAAAAATCGGGGCAAATTAGCCCGCAAAAGTTCATCAACGCTCATTTGAACTGCACCTCGCTGGCACGAGATTTTAACAGGATGCATCCTCATGCGCCGTAGTACCAACGACCGTCGCCGCCGTTTGGTGCTCTCTAATTACAACGACGATGCGGAATCCGAATCCGAAGAGCTGCCCACCGACGATGCCAATATTCACATCGCGGAAGATAGCAGCGACGAACATCTTGCGGAATTCTCCGACGCGGTCGCAGCGGCCACCAACGACTCCCGCATCCAACTACTGGCCGGGGTCGATATTCGGAAATGCCCCGAAATCGGCAAACGCTTCTCCCAACTCATCATTCCGCGAAAGCCCCGGACTGCGGTCGAGTTGCGAATCACACGGTTGCATGACGGCAAGACCTTTGATCGTCAGGTCCGTTCGGCGTTTGCGATTGTCGGAAGTGGGCCGGACTGTCAGCTGAAACTAACTGACCCGTCAGTCAAAGATCGCGAGATGGTCTTCCAGCGGATCGGTCATCGGATTCTGTGCATCTCACTTTGTGGGAAACATCAAGTCCGACACCGTCCGGGAGTCCATCGATTCCGTTGGCTCGTTCCCAATGATGAGGTCGTCGTTGGTGCCTACGGGATCACTTGCCTGCCGAGTATGGAACGATCGACCGACGAATTCGAAGTTCCACCAGTTGACGTCGACACCCTCTTCGAGCCGTGGATTGACGAAAGCGAAGCGGATGCGGCCGCTTGGAATCAGTCCCCAAAATCCGCTTTTCTGCCTTTGGAGGGCGAGGACGCGACGTCAATACGACTCGACTCCCGTTTGATCACCTTGATCGGGCGGGGCACCTATTGCGGGTTCCGAATTGTCGATCCCCACGTCTCGCGAGTCCATGGGGCCGTCCTGTCGACCAACGAAGGAGTTTGGATTCAAGACTTCGAAACCCCCGACGGCATTCGTGTGAACGGCAGGTGCGTCCGCCGAAGCAAACTACATGAGGGCGACGAAATCCAGATCGGTCGCTCTCGGTATCGGTTCACCGAATCGCTTGGCTCAGACACCGGCCGAGTCATCATCACCGAACCGAAGTCCGAGAAAGAACCAGAGTTCAAGGCTAGCGAAGAATCTCAATCAACACTCGAACAATCGGATGGTCTCAAAACCGTCCCCGATTTTCAGGTCAGTGCAGGGGCTCCGAGCAATGAAGATGAGCTGGACTTAACTCGATCTTTGATGTGGGTGATTCAGGAGCAAAATTCGACGCCCGCGTTTTGCACGTCACCGGCAACGCAAGTTGACGCCACGCAAGCGATCGTCGAAGGTGTCAATGGTGCACTCGTCCATATGCGGCAGGAGATGCACCAGCAGTTTCAGCAACAAACCGAAATGCTGACGACGCTGGTCGATTCGATCCGCCGGGACATCAAGGAGGAACTTTGCGAAGAGATTCGCCAACTCGCACGAATCACGTCCGAGATTCAACGCGTGCAGCAAATAATGCTGGAAAATATGGCCAACAAGTCGGAATCAAACGGTCAAGAGAAGCGTGAACCTTCGAAGCTTGTGACAGACAACAGCCAATCGAAGGAACGCGTCTCGACTCCACCGCCGGTCAGCCAGGGGATTTCGCCGGCAGAGTTAGATGACTCCGACGAAGCAATGGATCCCATGAATGTGGTTGTCCGACTTCGAGAGCTCGAGAACGAACGGACAAGCCGATGGCAGAAGTTACTTCGTCTCGTCCAGCAGCCGTAGGACAAGGTTCGTCGTTTCTAATAGTCCCCAGTTGATGGCGTCACTCAGCCGGTTGGTATTCGATGTATCGGCGTTGCAACCCGCACCCCACCTGATCACACACGTCCCTCCCTTCCAAACAGTCAAAGCGACACAGTTCCATGGCAAAGCCAGCGCAGCCAGAACCGAAAACGCCCCCGAAGAAGTCCCATTCAAAATCTCAAGCGCAGAAGTCTCGTTCCGTGAAATCTTCCAATGAGCAGCCGGAAGTCGAATACCGATTCGCCACGAAACGGTTTTTCGCCGGCATACTAGTCGTCGCTCTCCTGGCCGGCGGATTCCATTTGTTGCGTCTGTTCATGATCGAACGCAACGTCGGCGAGATTTTTAACCGGGCGGTCGCGGCGGAGAAAGACGGTCGCAACAACGATGCCCTGAAACTGTTTGGTCAATATCTGCAGTTTCGTCCTGATGACATTTCTGCCCTCGAACGCACGGCTGAATTGCTCGACCAAGACAGTGGAAACCCCAACTCTTGGCGGTCCATTGCGGATGTCTTCGAGAAGGTTTTGCGTCTGGAACCCGAACGCGACGAGATCCGACTTCGGCTGGTTCGCACCCTGATGAAGCTGGGGAGATACCGCGGCGTCAACTACTACACCGCCGCCAGCAGCCACATCGATCGGCTGTTGTCGACTGCTGAGTATTCCCGAAATCATGAACTCACCCTGTCCAAGGCCCGAATCAAACGTGCAGCCGGGCAGTATGATGAAGCCGCCGTCTGGTATGCGTTGGCGATCGACCGAGACCCGCAAGATGTCGACTCCTATGCGGAATTCGCCGCACTCTCTCGAAGTGAAGAAATTGTTCCCATCCAGGCGGAATGGTCGTCTGAGGAAAAGGCTTTGAGTGACCCCGCGTTGCTCGAAGTGTTCCCCGAAGAAACCGGAAAAATGAGTGCGAAGGAGCTGTCGCGTCGGATCGCGAGCCGAATGGTTCAAGAGGCGAAACCAGAGTATCTGGCGTTGTGGCGACGTGGGGAACTTCATCAATCCTGGGGCGAATTGGACGCCGCGACGGCGGATATCGAAGAAGCCCTCGAACTGCCGGAAGCTCTGAATGACTCACGTTTTCTCCTAACAGCCGCGATGCTTGAACAAGCTCAAGCGCGGGCCGCGACACTCGGGAATCGGATTGACGAGGCCCAGAATCACCGCAAAGCCGCCAAACGCTACGCACTCAAGGGGACAGAGGCTGAGCCGCCAGAACCCCGATTGCAACTGGTGCTTTCCGATCTTGTCTTGGAACAGAGCCGAAACGCAGAGGCGTTGCAAGAGGCGGAAGGCTATCTCCGCAGCGGAATCGAAGAGGCCAAGTCCTTGCGAGAACCGGCCGAAGATGACGAAGAGGATCAATCAAGCCGGAAGCAACCGGAAATTGAAGAGCTTCGTCGCCTGGTGGAATCGGAAGTCCGAATGCGTTGGGCACTGGCCGATCTGTTCTTGAAACAGGCCGAAATCGGCGTCATCACGCAGGCCAAAGCCGACAGTGCTGCCAACGAACAAATGGAAACAATTCGCTCGATCGGCGGACGAGACGAACTAACCATCCTGCTGAGCGGCCAACTCCTGGCACACAACGGTCAATATGCGGAAGCGGCAAAACTCTTGGAGCAACTGCGACCACGACTGGCCGGACTGACCGAGTTTCGCAAACGACTCGACTTGCTACTCGCGTCGTGCTACTCGCGTTTGCAGAACCCGGACCGTCGGATTGAGATCTTCCGCAGCAGCGTTGAGACGGATCCATTTTGGATCCCAGGTCGTATCGAACTCGCGAACGCTCTCGGCGATGCCGGTCGCATTGACGAAGCGATTCGTGAGTACGCTCCGCTGACGAACATTCCGAACGTTGCTCAATCACTCGCGCGATTGGTGTTGCTCCGCGAATTGCAAAAACCAGCGGATCAACGCAACCTCGAAGCAATGGAAAAGGCGGTTCAGCAGGCGGAGAAAGTCGCAGCCGACGAACCCGCCACAGCCGTCTTGCGTGCGGAGCTCCATGTTGCCCGCAACGAGTACACGGCAGCCATCGATGTGCTCGAGAAAGTCTCGAAGGGACATCCGGATGCCAAAGAACTGTGGCAGGCGCAATTCAATGTCGTCGTGAATCGCAAAGACTTGGGCACCCCAGAGCGTGCCGCGGCGGCAGAAGACTTGATCGCCAAGGCGGAGAAAACTCACGGCGACACCGTTGAAATCCGCTTAGCGAAAGCCGAGTTGGCAAAGTTGCAGGGGCCGGAATTACTCCGAAAAGCCGTCGAGACCCTGGGCCAAGACGTCAAGGAGTTCACAAAGCCCGAACAAGTTCGGCTCTACGAAGGGCTCGTGCGATACGCGGCCGCAGCTAATATGCAGGATCAAACCCGATCACTTTGGAATCGAGTTGTCTCCATTCGACCGGATTACCTTCCGGGGTGGATGGCAATCGCAGAACTCGCCGCACGTGCCGGTGATCAGGCCGAAGTTGCAAAATCCCTCAAGGCAGTCCGCGAAATTGAAGGCCCAAAAGGCCCGAACGGCGACTACATTGACGCCTTATGGACCGTCCGTCAAATCGCGAAGTCCGTCGAAGGGCAAACCGATTCCAAAGTCGACATTGCCGAGCTAAAAAAAGAGTTGGAACGCCCTCGCCAACTGTTGCAACGTGCCGCCGAAAATCGAGCTTATTGGGCTGCTGTTCCCCATCTGCAAGGAACGTTGGAGGCGGCGCTGGGCAATCAGCAAGCAGCGTTCGCTCACTACGAGCGTGCTCGTCAACTTGGCGATTTCTCGCCGGATGTTGTTCGCTACATCGTAGAATATCACCGAGCCAACAAGAATTTCGATCTCGCCGATGCTGTTATACGTCAAGCCGAACAAGCCAGCACCGCACTCGTGTCCGATGATCTGAAGAGGTTGGCCTGGAAAGTGGCGTTGGAACGCGGGCAAGTGGATGCCGCCATCAACTATTCTCGACAGTTGGCGGGCGAATCGAACGACTTTCGAGACCGCATCGCTCACGCGCATCTTTTGTTCGCTAAGTATCGCTCGATGATGAAAGACGAGCAGCAAAGCCAACGAGCACAGGACCTGTTGCAACAAGCTCGTTCGATCTATCGCGAAGTCGTCAACGATGCCCCACGACAACCGGAAGCGTGGTTTGCGTATGTCGTCTTTCTGTGGCGAGTGGGAGACGAGGAAGATGCACGGAAAGCTGTCGAGGAAGCAGCGGACAAACTGCCGGAAACACCGCCACACATGAAACCGCTCAGCTTGGCACAGTACAGCGAAGTCGTGCAGCAGCCTCAAAAAGCAGCCGAGTATTATCGAGCCGCCGTCGAAGCTGCTCCGGATAACGTTGCCTTGAGAATGGCAGT from Thalassoroseus pseudoceratinae carries:
- the glmS gene encoding glutamine--fructose-6-phosphate transaminase (isomerizing), with amino-acid sequence MCGIVGYLGATNASDVLLTGLKRLEYRGYDSAGLATIHDGQLHVRRAVGPVDQLQESLTKSPVRGEIGIGHTRWATHGQPSEQNAHPHMDASGRIALVHNGVIENHSSIRNFLADEGIQFHSQTDTECLVQLIGFFYGRSGDLRESLELALQEVRGTFGIALVCSDHPETLFSARRGSPLLVGITAEGYVIASDPHAVVAHTSDVTYLEDDEVAVLSPAGLEATTIHSVAVEKRIEVLDLSLADVGLSGHANYMEKEIREQPESLREMMRGRLDVTNGRIVLGGLTEIERDLAHFQRVLLFGCGTAWHAALIGGYLFETLAGIPTTVQYASELRYRNPLIEENTLAVAMSQSGETADTLAALREVKLKGATCLGIVNTVGSSIALETDAGVYLHVGPEIGVASTKAFTAQVAVLTMMACDLGRRRRLSPEQTANVVHELATMPEKIAEALETEKQIQSLVADLSQHDNWLYLGRGVNFPVALEGALKLKEISYIHAEGLPAAEMKHGPIALIDKGMPVVVIAVQDHTYEKVLSNIEEVRSRKGRVIAIATQGDTQIGEVADEVIFVPPTIPALSPLVTTIPLQWLAYHTALHRGCNVDKPRNLAKSVTVE
- a CDS encoding PEP-CTERM sorting domain-containing protein; the encoded protein is MSRLFSYTLLTFVVAASIGMNAQASPIVNGEFDSVHIDVTPPDLGWQSIGNPVVISAQAELSTDTSILAGAIANFVDLSVSRLEEFGDSPANGSAIKQTFEVLTGGKLSFDWSFITSENNTGENNDFAFWSLSGANNGERLANAESGATAFQTKTYDVDSAGIYTLAFGVMNENNDFGPSQLLIDNVSFEATATSGSPTPEPGTWAMMALGMIGFAGVWYRQKVAVVG
- a CDS encoding DUF1559 family PulG-like putative transporter, which encodes MQGRISPCLHERSARKRVGFTLIELLVVISIIATLISLIAPAVQSARAAARRTQCLNNLHNLGLAMQNFASSHNGSLPYVRDSTTGTTAEKRISGWPVQILNTLDQEAIQRQLRENAATGSTSPFSTPTPVNTWLQVFTCPDDLNSWQQDFGLTYRVNGGYLSLTNSTVGGAFGPDAIDTEEALDGVSGGALGALAAYSTGAMFQRIAANDRKMSLDFISQGDGTGNTILLGESVAAATSWDTTNTDRLVFGVELSDIESGGSPIYGSASSLNDTSCDALGDSAINSSDDPADGGGDRFIASSNHQDIVHVCLADGAARGISESVDPSVYLKLLTSNGQRFGQGILDNSAY
- a CDS encoding putative sugar nucleotidyl transferase; protein product: MNLPIVVYEDASWEHFLPLVYTRGVFDLLCGMDSLLAKIQQLQTAENETSSVASSRKPKTKIGLWCRDSIAPVLTEQKSLPVNQSAPERCLFLNGRGIWKQLPKVEGTGSWVGVSKKSGQVVAVHADPALAARLTPATFLVSPVLPADHPLLVDLPQHEFDEDVVELMDWPWNLIHANDRAIEFDWRVRRGAPADVWGQVMTGSHVLAPDSVFIGAGAQIKPCVVIDAENGPVWIGENVEILPHSFIQGPAYIGDDSLIQPGSVVHAGTTIGPRCKVGGEIETSIIQGFSNKQHDGFLGHSYIGSWVNIAADCINSDLKNTYGPVRVPINGQLVETGEMFVGMLCGDYSKLGINVSFPTGAVIGFCSSVVGPHSPKFVPSFSWFDDGVHEAFESTRAIEVARRVMARRQHEMTSAQECLFKEVRRISPEIEVQTP
- a CDS encoding FHA domain-containing protein, with the protein product MRRSTNDRRRRLVLSNYNDDAESESEELPTDDANIHIAEDSSDEHLAEFSDAVAAATNDSRIQLLAGVDIRKCPEIGKRFSQLIIPRKPRTAVELRITRLHDGKTFDRQVRSAFAIVGSGPDCQLKLTDPSVKDREMVFQRIGHRILCISLCGKHQVRHRPGVHRFRWLVPNDEVVVGAYGITCLPSMERSTDEFEVPPVDVDTLFEPWIDESEADAAAWNQSPKSAFLPLEGEDATSIRLDSRLITLIGRGTYCGFRIVDPHVSRVHGAVLSTNEGVWIQDFETPDGIRVNGRCVRRSKLHEGDEIQIGRSRYRFTESLGSDTGRVIITEPKSEKEPEFKASEESQSTLEQSDGLKTVPDFQVSAGAPSNEDELDLTRSLMWVIQEQNSTPAFCTSPATQVDATQAIVEGVNGALVHMRQEMHQQFQQQTEMLTTLVDSIRRDIKEELCEEIRQLARITSEIQRVQQIMLENMANKSESNGQEKREPSKLVTDNSQSKERVSTPPPVSQGISPAELDDSDEAMDPMNVVVRLRELENERTSRWQKLLRLVQQP